From the Saccharomonospora marina XMU15 genome, the window ACGACCGACCTGGACGAGGTCGTGCGGGTGCTGGGTGAGCGTGGCGTGGTGGTGGTCAGCGGCGCGGGCATTTCCACCGAGTCGGGTATCCCGGACTACCGGGGCGCGGGTGGGACGCTGCGGCGGCACTCGCCGATGACCTATCAGGAGTTCGTCGGCAGCGAGGAAGGCAGGCGCCGGTACTGGGCGCGCAGCCACCTCGGCTGGGCCACGGTCGCGCGCGCCAGGCCGAACGCGGGCCACCACGCTGTGGCTGCGCTGCGGGCGGGCGGCTACCTGTCGGGCATCATCACGCAGAACGTCGACGGCCTGCACCAGAGGGCCGGAGCCAGCGCAGTGGCGGAACTGCACGGCAGCCTCGCCCGTGTCGTGTGCCTTTCCTGCCGCCGAACCAGCGCACGGCACGAGCTCGATCGACGCCTGCGGCAGGCCAACCCGTCCTTCCGCGCCGAGGCGACGAAGCTCAACCCCGACGGTGACGTCGACCTCGCCGAGCACGTGGTGCGGGAGTTCCGGCTCGTGCCGTGTGCCGCGTGCGGCTCCGGTGTGCTGAAGCCGGACGTGGTGTTCTTCGGCGAGAACGTGCCGCGCCCGCTGGTGCGGCGGTGCTACGAACTGGTCGAGGAAGCCAGCGCCGTGCTGGTGCTGGGTTCCTCGCTGACGGTGCTGTCCGGACTGCGGTTCGTCCGCCGTGCCGCGGAGCAGGGCAAGCCGGTGCTGATCGTGAACCAGGGGGAGACCCGCGGCGACAGCCACGCCCGGCTCCGCGTGGAGCTGCCCTTGGGGAAGGCGCTCACCGAGGTGGCCGGCCGGCTCGGTTGCGCCTGACAACCGGCTCCGGCGCAGCATCCGTGGTCATTTTTGCCGAATCGGCAAGAATTCTTGTCACCTTTCGCGCGGTGGGCGGATCGTTGCCGGTGGAGGTGATCTCGCATGGTCGATCGGTTGCGTGACAGCTATGACGTGGTGGTGATCGGAGGTGGTGCGGCGGGGCTGAGCGGTGCGTTGACGCTGTCCCGTGCCCTGCGGAGGGTGGTGGTGCTGGATTCGGGCCGCCCGCGCAACGCACCGGCCGCCGGGGTGCACGGCCTGCTCGGCCGCGAGGGAACCGAGCCGGCGGAGTTGCTGGCGCGCGGTCGGGCGGAGGTGCGTCGCTACGGCGGCGAGGTGGTGCCCGGTGAGGTCGAGACCGTTCGCCGCGACGAGAACGGGCAGGGCGCGGCGACCTCCTTCGTCGTGAGGCTGACCGACGGCAGCCAGACCCGGGCACGGCGCCTACTGGTGGCCACCGGATTGGCGGACGAGTTGCCGGACATCCCGGGACTGTCGCAACGCTGGGGCCGCGACGTACTGCACTGCCCGTACTGCCACGGCTGGGAGGCCAGACACCGCACGATCGGCGTGCTCGCCACCGGACCCATGTCGGTGCACCAGGCGTTGCTGCTGCGCCAGTGGAGCGAGCACGTCCGGTTCTTCTCGCGGGGCAGGCCGGTGACCGATGAACAGGCCGAGCAGTTGGCAGCACGCGGAATCGCCACGATCGACGGCGAGGTGGTGGCACTGCGGATCGTCGACGACACACTCCTCGGCGTGCGACTCGGTGACGGGTCCGTGGTGGAACTCGATTTCGTCGCGGTGTCGCCGCGAATGGTGGCGCGCGCCGGCTTCCTCACCGAGTTGGGGCTGCACCCCCGTGCCGCACCCGATGGGCGAGTCGCTCGCCGCGGATGCGACCGGGCGCACCGACGTGCCCGGTGTCTGGGTGGCGGGCAACGTCAGTGACCCCATGGCCCAGGTCGGCATGGCCGCCGCAGCGGGCAGCGCGGCGGCGGCCCAGCTCAACGCCGACCTGGTCACCGAGGAGACCGAGCGCGCCGTGCGGACCCTGCGCGTGGTCCGCTCGTCGGCTTCGGCGGCCCAGCGGTGAGCATGGCACGCGTCAGCCGACGACGGGAAGCTTCACGCTCACGTCCTTGAGCAGCATCGCGCCGGGCGTGCGGCTGCCGTGCAGCGCGAACATGTCCGAGACCGGGCTCACCGTGAGGAACAGCGACTCGCCCTCCTCGACGGTGGCGGCCACCGACGGCAGCTCGATCTGGCGCCGGGTGCCGAGGCCGACGCTTTCCTCCCGGTGCGGCAGCACGTTGTTCTGGACCACCTGCGCGTCCACCGCCGAGGTGCCGACGCTGAGCGCGAAGAACGCCCTGCTGTCCACGCCCAGTGCGGTGACCAGCGCGTCCAGCTGCGAGGTGCCCGCGATGGTCAGCGGGCCGTCGGCGATCTTGATCTGCTGCGGCAGGCCCGCCGCCGTCGTGGTGGTGATGTCGGGCAGCGAGTACCGCGCCGTCGGGGCGACCGAGTCCACGCTGAGGCAGTCACCGCGGGCGGTCATCAGGTGGTAGCGGCCGTGGCCGGTCAGCTCGCGCGGGGCGCCCAGCAGGTTCTCGGCGAAGAACCGCAGTTCCAGCTCGTCGTAACCGGCTCCGCTCAGCCGTGCCGAACACGCGTCACCGGGCACCGCCGTGCCGATGGGTAGCACGTTCGGCAGCGCGTGCCCGCCGTTGTAGCCGATGAGCAGGCTGTCGCGGCGGGCACGGTCGGTCAGCGCCAGGTCGAAGTTGTCGATCGCCTGATCCAGCGGGAACAGGTTGTCGCTGCTGCCCTGCCGCAGCAGTACCGGAATGTCCAGTTTCCTGCCCTGCTCGACGTGGAAGCCGGGACCGTTGTCGTGGAAGAACTCGGCCATGCTCGCGGGCCAGTTCCCGGTGGCCATGCCCTCGGCGAATCCGGCGTGGACGGTCGAGGTGTGCGCGTCGAGACCCGCGGTGTAGAGCAGACCCGTCCACGCCGTGCGTACCACATCGCTCGGCGCGAGGCTTTCGTTCAGCGAGTACCAGGTGATCTGCGGAGCGAGCGCGTCGAAGCGCGTGCGGCCGGTCAGCATCAGTTCGGTGAACGCGCCCACGAACTGGTAGCCACCGCCGTAGGAGCCGCCGATCGCGCCGAGCACCGGGTCTTCCGGGCCGTCGCGCTTCACCCAGTCCAGACTCGCCACGTAGTCGATGACGGCGATGACGTCCGCGCCCTCAAAGGCGGGGTCTTCGACGTGTGCCTTACCGCCGCTTTCCCCGAAGCCACGCTGGTCGATGCTGACCACGCCGAAGCCCGCGTCGAGGTAGCGCTGGAACGAACCGGGCGCGGAGGTACGGCTGCCGCCCCAGCCGTGGCTGTGCAGCAGCACGGGGACGCGGTTGTCCTTCGACGCGGCGGCGGGCTTGAACACGCTCACACAGATGTCAACCGGCCCGGGTTCGAGCACGTCGGTCTCGGCCACGCTGGGGATGCAGACGTTGTCCGGACCGGAAGGCTCACCACCGGCCGAAACCGGTGCTGCCAGCACGATCCCGGCGGTCAGGGCGACCACCGCCGCCAGACTGGTTGTGCGCATCCGCAGTCCTCCCGCTCGCACCGTCGCGTCGTGTGCTCATCAACGACGGCGGCGCGAAAGGGGTTCGCCCCACTTCGCGGAAAGACCCGTGGTGCCCCACCACCGGGCGGGGCACCACGGGTCGGTTCTCACTGGGTGGGTTGCAGCACGACCTGGGCCTCACCGGACAGCGAAGGCACCCCGTCGCCGCCCGGGTCGGTGTAGGTCGCGTGGAACACGCCCGCCAGATCGTCGTGCGCGGGGTCGTGTCCCTCCGGCACCGTGGTCTCGATCGAGCCGGTACAACCGGAGGCGGTGGTCTGCGGGTGACCGTGCTCGTCGTGGCCGAGGATGTAGGTCACCTCGACGCGCGAGCAGTCCACCGGCTGATCGTCGGTCACCGACACCTCGAACTCGATCACGTCACCCCAGGTGAAGGACTGCCCGTCGGTGGGGCTGACGAACTCCACCACCGGTGCCTGGTTGCCGACCACGATGTCGACCTCCGCCGACGCCGACCGGCCTCGATGCTTGCCACCGACGTCGGTCACCTTCAGCGTCGCGGTGTAGACGCCGTTCTGCTGATAGGTGTGAGTGGGGTTGGCCTGCCAGGAGTCCACCCGGCCGTCGGAGTCGAAGTCCCACTCGTAGCGAATCCGGTCACCGTCGGGGTCCTGGGTGCCGTCGCTGGAGAAGGCAACCGTCAGCGGAGTACGCCCGTTGTCGGTGTCGACCGACACCTCCGGCACGGGCGTGTGGTTGCCGTGCGGGCCGATGTAGTCGATGCGAGCCAACTGCGCCTGCGGGTTCTCCGCGAAGTAGCCCTTGCCGTACTCGAGCACGTACAGCGCCCCGTCAGGTCCGAACTCCATGTCGATCGGCCCGAACACCGGGATCGACGGCAGCACGTCCTCGATGGAGGCCACCCCGCCGTCCTCACCGAGCCGGAAACCCTTGATGTAGTCGCGGGTCCACTCGTAGAACAGCGGCATGCCGTCGTAGTACTCCGGCCAGGCCACCGGGTTGCTGCCACGCCGGTCGGCCGCGTCGTAGTCGTACGCGGGGCCCGCCATGGGGCCGATGCCCCCGGTGCCGAGTTCGGGGAACCGCTCCGAGGCGCCGTAGCCGTACCACACGTCGGGTTGCGCGACCGGTGGCAACTCGGTGCGGCCGGTGTTGTTGGGGGAGTCGTTGCGTGGCGCCGCGCAGTCGAACGCCTCGCCCGATTCCTCCGTGGCGAAGTCGTAGTCGATGTAGGGCATGTCCGGCGTGACGCAGTAGGGCCAGCCGTAGTTGCCGGACTCCCTCGCCACGAACCAGCGTCCCTGCCCGGCAGGACCGCGCTGCGGGTCGGCCGAGCCCGCGTCGGGGGAGTAGTCGGCGACGTAGAGGTCACCGCCTCCGTTCACCTCGATCCGGAACGGGTTGCGCAGGCCCATCAGGTAGATCTCCGGACGGGTCTTCGGTGTCCCCGGCTCGAACAGGTTGCCCTCGGGAATGGTGTAGGAGCCGTCCTGTTGCACCCGGATGCGCAACACCTTGCCGCGCAGGTCGTTGGTGTTGGCGGAGCTGCGCTGGGCGTCGAACGCGGGGTTGCGGTCGGCTCGCTCGTCGATCGGGGCGTATCCGTCGGACTCGAACGGGTTGGTGTCGTCGCCGGTGGACAGGTACAGGTTGCCCTGGCCGTCGAAGGCGATGTCACCGCCGACGTGGCAACAGATGCCCCGGTCCTCCTCCACCTCGAGGATCTGCTGCTCGCTGGAGAGGTCGAGTTTGTTGCCCACCAACTGGAATCGCGACAGTCGCTGGATGCCCTTGAACGGTTCGAAGTCGGCGGGGTTGCCGCTGGTCGGTGCGTCGCCCTCGTTCACATCGGGGGTCGCGGGGTCGTCGCGCGGGGTGTCCATCGGAGGTGCGTAGTACAGGTACACCCACCTGTTGTTCTTGCCGTCGAAGCCGGGATCGACCGCGACGCTTTGCAGCCCTTCCTCGTCGTGGGTGTAGACGTCGAGTTCGGCCGCCAGCGTGTTCAGGCGGGTTCGCGGATCGTGCAGCCACAACTCGCCCGCACGGGTGGTGTGCAGCACCCGGCCGTCGGGCACCACCGCGAGATCGATGGGCTCGCCGGGACTGTCGTTGAGCGTGACCTTCTGAAACTCCGTATCGGCCGGCGGTGCGGGTTGTGCCGCCGAGGTCGCCGGTGCGACGGCGAGTGCCGTGCCCACTGCGGCCACCAGTGCCACCATGCGCGGTATTCGCATGGTCACCTACCTCTCTGCAAGGGTTCGGTGGGGATGGGGATGTGGGTGGAAGCGATCACGTCGGTGCACAGGTGCGACCGCGGGTGCGCCGGGTGAGGCCGCTGCCCAGCGCCGGTAACCGTCGGGGCAGCGCAGCGGACGAGGTCGACGGTGAAGCTTCGGTACTCCGCATCGAGTCCTTCTCACGCGGTGGCCCCCAGCCTGCTCCGATCGAGGAGTCGGCGGGATTGCCGCCCAACGCCTCGATGCACCGGTGTCTTCGCCGCATGGAACAGTAAGCCGACTTTTGATCGGAGTCAACGGACAATTGTTTGTGATGAGCTGAAGCTGGGCTGCGACATCCACATCGATGCATGTGGTGGGGTCCCGTTGGTCGCCGCATGCCCAAAATCGGGTAGGTCCGCCATGGATCTCCGGTCACACCCCGGTTCCCGGATGGAGTCGGTCGGGTCTCGCCGTTCGCGCCGTGGTGCCGGTTTGCGGCTCGGCACCGGACGAAGAACCAAGGCCCGGTGCTCGCGCGCTGAACGGGTGTGGCGTTCGAAGGGCGCCGCAACGCGTTCGCGGGCAGCAAAAGCGGTCCGGTCGCGGTGTTCGCGCGCGAGGTCGCGGTGGCGAATCTTGCCGGTACGGCGGCATCTTGTGTCGCCCATCACTCTAACGTACTGTGCAGTAGGAAGTTCCGGGCAATGTCGCTTATGGAACGGAAAGGACCCATTGATGGTCTCTTTCGCCTTCATGGCAGCGAATCTGTCCCAATCCGGATGCAAGCGGCCATGACGACATCGCTTCGCGACCGTGACAGGTCCTCGGGATCCGAGCGCGCCGACCGCTCCACCGACAACCCGTTGCCGAGTCTGCTGACCGGATGGCTTGTCCCAGCGGGAAATCTGGCCGGCTTCGCGATGCGGACCCTGCGAGAGCTGTTCCGCCGCCCGTTCCAGTGGCGGGAGGCGTTCGACCAGGCGTGGTTCGTCATCAGAGTCTCGTTGCTTCCCGCATGCGCCATCACCATCCCGTTCGGAGCCACGTTCTCGTTGCAGGTCGGTGCGCTGCTACAGCAACTCGGTGGGCAGTCCAACATCGGCGCCGCGGCGGTTCTCGCCAACGTGCAGCAGGTCGCACCTGTCGCCACGGTGCTGGTGGTCGCCGGTGCCGGAGGGTCGGCGGTGTGCGCGGACCTGGGCTCGCGCAAGATCAGGGAAGAGCTGGACGCCATGCGTGTCATGGGAATCTCGCCGATCCAGCGCCTCGTGGTCCCGCGCGTGGTCGCGATGACGCTCGTCGCCGTGCTGCTGAACGTGATCGTCGCCGCGGTCGGAATCCTGGGCAGCTATCTCTACGTGGTCTTCGCGGCGGGCGGCTCCGGCGGGGTGTTCCTGCGGTCGGCTACCGCGCTGACAGACCTGCCCGACCTATACGTCGGACTGGTCAAGGCCGCGTTGTTCGGGCTCATCGCGGGCATCGTCGCGGCGTACCAGGGGATCAACGCCAAGGGTGGCCCCAAAGGAGTGGGAGACGCGGTGAACCAGTCGGTGATCGTCTCGTTCGTGCTGCTCTTCATCGTCAATGCCGTGCTGACCGGCCTCTACTACCAACTCGTGCCGCCGAAGGGGTTCTGACGGCCATGGTGAGGACAGAGGTCCCCTCGCCACTGGTAAAGGTGCCGGTTCGCGCCGCGGCGGGGCTCTACCGGCTGCTTGCCAACCTCGGCGACCAGTTGCTGTTCTACCTCAAGGTGTTCGGCTGGACCGGCCGGACCGCTCGCCGGTACAGAACCGAAATCGCGCGCCTGGTCGCACAGGTGAGCCTGGGGCGCGGGGGGATGGCGCTGGTCGCAGGCACGATCGGCATCGTCATCCTGGAGACCTCGGCCGTCGGTGTGGTGGTGGGGCTCGCCGGCTTCGAAGGGCTGAGGCAGATCGGTGCCGAGGCCTTCATGGGCTTCATCTCCGCCTACTTCAACACCCGGGAGGCCGTGCCGCTCATCGCCGCCAACGCGCTGATCGCCACGGTGGGCGCGGGTTTCACCGCCGAGATCGGCGCGATGCGCATCCACGAGGAGATCGACGCGCTCGAGGTGATGGCGGTGCCCTCCATACCGTACCTCGTCACGACTCGCGTGATCGCGACCGTGCTGGCGATCATCCCGATCTACATCATCGCGCTGTTCTTCTCCTACCTGGCCACCGAGTCGATCAGTGTCTTCTACTTCGCACAGACGCCGGGTACCTACGAACACTACTTCGACCTCTTCCTGCCACCGATCGACATCGTCTACTCCTTCGTCAAGGCATTGGTGTTCGCGGTCGTGATGGCGCTGGTGATGTGCTATTACGGCTTCCGCGCGAGGGGCGGACCCGCGGGGGTGGGTGTCGCGGTCGGGCGGGCGGTGCGGCTCACGCTCGTCCTCGTCGTGATCCTCGACTTCTTCATCAGCCTCATGCTGTGGGGCGCCACGGCCACCGTGCGGATAGCGGGGTAGCGCCATGAGCGAGTTCGGGTCGGCACGGCGACATCTTGAGCCGATCGTGGGCGTGGTTTTCGTCGCGCTGCTGTTGCTGGCGGCATGGGGAGCCTGGAGCGGCTTCAACAGGGAACTTCCCTGGCAGCGCAGTGTCGAGGTCACCCTGACCACTCCCTCGGCAGGACTCGGACTGATCTCACAGTCCGATGTGAAGATCCAGGGAGTGCTGGTCGGCACCGTGCGCGAGGTGGTCTCCGACGGCAGGCAAGCGGTGGTGCGCCTTTCCCTCGATCCCGAACACGTCGGTCTGATCCCGGCCAACGTGGACGCCGCCATCGTGCCCAAGACCTTGTTCGGGGAGAAGTACGTCGACCTGCGTCCCCCGCCGAAACCGACCGCGCGGCGGATCGCCTCGGGAGACG encodes:
- a CDS encoding NAD-dependent protein deacetylase, yielding MRPTLTWTPTGVPAPVTTDLDEVVRVLGERGVVVVSGAGISTESGIPDYRGAGGTLRRHSPMTYQEFVGSEEGRRRYWARSHLGWATVARARPNAGHHAVAALRAGGYLSGIITQNVDGLHQRAGASAVAELHGSLARVVCLSCRRTSARHELDRRLRQANPSFRAEATKLNPDGDVDLAEHVVREFRLVPCAACGSGVLKPDVVFFGENVPRPLVRRCYELVEEASAVLVLGSSLTVLSGLRFVRRAAEQGKPVLIVNQGETRGDSHARLRVELPLGKALTEVAGRLGCA
- a CDS encoding NAD(P)/FAD-dependent oxidoreductase, which codes for MVDRLRDSYDVVVIGGGAAGLSGALTLSRALRRVVVLDSGRPRNAPAAGVHGLLGREGTEPAELLARGRAEVRRYGGEVVPGEVETVRRDENGQGAATSFVVRLTDGSQTRARRLLVATGLADELPDIPGLSQRWGRDVLHCPYCHGWEARHRTIGVLATGPMSVHQALLLRQWSEHVRFFSRGRPVTDEQAEQLAARGIATIDGEVVALRIVDDTLLGVRLGDGSVVELDFVAVSPRMVARAGFLTELGLHPRAAPDGRVARRGCDRAHRRARCLGGGQRQ
- a CDS encoding alpha/beta fold hydrolase, translated to MRTTSLAAVVALTAGIVLAAPVSAGGEPSGPDNVCIPSVAETDVLEPGPVDICVSVFKPAAASKDNRVPVLLHSHGWGGSRTSAPGSFQRYLDAGFGVVSIDQRGFGESGGKAHVEDPAFEGADVIAVIDYVASLDWVKRDGPEDPVLGAIGGSYGGGYQFVGAFTELMLTGRTRFDALAPQITWYSLNESLAPSDVVRTAWTGLLYTAGLDAHTSTVHAGFAEGMATGNWPASMAEFFHDNGPGFHVEQGRKLDIPVLLRQGSSDNLFPLDQAIDNFDLALTDRARRDSLLIGYNGGHALPNVLPIGTAVPGDACSARLSGAGYDELELRFFAENLLGAPRELTGHGRYHLMTARGDCLSVDSVAPTARYSLPDITTTTAAGLPQQIKIADGPLTIAGTSQLDALVTALGVDSRAFFALSVGTSAVDAQVVQNNVLPHREESVGLGTRRQIELPSVAATVEEGESLFLTVSPVSDMFALHGSRTPGAMLLKDVSVKLPVVG
- a CDS encoding PQQ-dependent sugar dehydrogenase produces the protein MRIPRMVALVAAVGTALAVAPATSAAQPAPPADTEFQKVTLNDSPGEPIDLAVVPDGRVLHTTRAGELWLHDPRTRLNTLAAELDVYTHDEEGLQSVAVDPGFDGKNNRWVYLYYAPPMDTPRDDPATPDVNEGDAPTSGNPADFEPFKGIQRLSRFQLVGNKLDLSSEQQILEVEEDRGICCHVGGDIAFDGQGNLYLSTGDDTNPFESDGYAPIDERADRNPAFDAQRSSANTNDLRGKVLRIRVQQDGSYTIPEGNLFEPGTPKTRPEIYLMGLRNPFRIEVNGGGDLYVADYSPDAGSADPQRGPAGQGRWFVARESGNYGWPYCVTPDMPYIDYDFATEESGEAFDCAAPRNDSPNNTGRTELPPVAQPDVWYGYGASERFPELGTGGIGPMAGPAYDYDAADRRGSNPVAWPEYYDGMPLFYEWTRDYIKGFRLGEDGGVASIEDVLPSIPVFGPIDMEFGPDGALYVLEYGKGYFAENPQAQLARIDYIGPHGNHTPVPEVSVDTDNGRTPLTVAFSSDGTQDPDGDRIRYEWDFDSDGRVDSWQANPTHTYQQNGVYTATLKVTDVGGKHRGRSASAEVDIVVGNQAPVVEFVSPTDGQSFTWGDVIEFEVSVTDDQPVDCSRVEVTYILGHDEHGHPQTTASGCTGSIETTVPEGHDPAHDDLAGVFHATYTDPGGDGVPSLSGEAQVVLQPTQ
- a CDS encoding MlaE family ABC transporter permease, giving the protein MTTSLRDRDRSSGSERADRSTDNPLPSLLTGWLVPAGNLAGFAMRTLRELFRRPFQWREAFDQAWFVIRVSLLPACAITIPFGATFSLQVGALLQQLGGQSNIGAAAVLANVQQVAPVATVLVVAGAGGSAVCADLGSRKIREELDAMRVMGISPIQRLVVPRVVAMTLVAVLLNVIVAAVGILGSYLYVVFAAGGSGGVFLRSATALTDLPDLYVGLVKAALFGLIAGIVAAYQGINAKGGPKGVGDAVNQSVIVSFVLLFIVNAVLTGLYYQLVPPKGF
- a CDS encoding MlaE family ABC transporter permease codes for the protein MVRTEVPSPLVKVPVRAAAGLYRLLANLGDQLLFYLKVFGWTGRTARRYRTEIARLVAQVSLGRGGMALVAGTIGIVILETSAVGVVVGLAGFEGLRQIGAEAFMGFISAYFNTREAVPLIAANALIATVGAGFTAEIGAMRIHEEIDALEVMAVPSIPYLVTTRVIATVLAIIPIYIIALFFSYLATESISVFYFAQTPGTYEHYFDLFLPPIDIVYSFVKALVFAVVMALVMCYYGFRARGGPAGVGVAVGRAVRLTLVLVVILDFFISLMLWGATATVRIAG